The proteins below come from a single Alkalispirillum mobile genomic window:
- a CDS encoding NAD(P)-dependent alcohol dehydrogenase: MNHATKAYAATSPDSGLGPYAFDRRDLRADDVAIEIDYCGVCHTDIHFVENDWGMTQYPVVPGHEVIGRVTAVGPDVKGFQEGDTVGVGCMVDSCRSCSACESGLEQYCLEGMTLTYNGQDRHDGSITFGGYSTRIVVSDRFVVRVPDALDPAKAAPLLCAGITTYSPLRHHGVGPGHKVGVIGMGGLGHMGVKFAKALGAEVTIFTRSEAKVREAQKQGADHVIVSTDEAQMEAAADTFDFMLDTVPVQHDLNPYLNCLKYDGTHILVGLLEPIEPPLDAGGLVFKRRVLAGSLIGGMPETQEVLDFCAEHNITCDVEMLDIRNVNEAYERMKKGDVKYRFVIDTATLR, from the coding sequence ATGAACCACGCGACAAAGGCTTACGCTGCAACCAGCCCGGATTCCGGCTTGGGCCCCTACGCGTTCGACCGGCGCGACCTGCGCGCGGACGATGTAGCCATCGAGATCGATTACTGCGGGGTGTGCCACACCGACATTCACTTCGTGGAGAATGACTGGGGCATGACCCAATACCCGGTAGTGCCCGGCCACGAGGTCATCGGCCGCGTCACCGCCGTGGGCCCTGACGTGAAGGGCTTTCAGGAGGGCGATACCGTGGGCGTCGGCTGCATGGTGGACAGCTGCCGCAGTTGTTCGGCCTGCGAGTCGGGGCTGGAGCAGTACTGCCTGGAGGGTATGACGCTGACGTACAACGGCCAGGACCGCCACGACGGCAGCATCACGTTCGGTGGGTACTCCACCCGCATCGTGGTCAGCGACCGGTTCGTGGTCAGGGTGCCGGATGCCCTGGACCCGGCCAAGGCCGCGCCGCTGCTCTGCGCCGGCATCACCACCTACTCCCCGCTACGCCATCACGGTGTCGGTCCCGGCCATAAGGTGGGCGTCATCGGTATGGGCGGTCTGGGCCACATGGGCGTAAAGTTCGCCAAGGCACTGGGCGCGGAAGTGACCATCTTCACCCGCTCCGAGGCCAAGGTCCGCGAGGCGCAGAAGCAGGGGGCCGATCATGTCATCGTCTCCACCGACGAGGCGCAGATGGAGGCCGCGGCAGACACCTTCGACTTCATGTTGGATACCGTCCCGGTGCAGCACGATCTCAACCCCTACCTGAACTGCCTCAAGTACGACGGCACGCACATCCTGGTCGGGTTGCTGGAGCCCATCGAACCGCCGCTTGACGCCGGTGGCCTAGTATTCAAGCGCCGTGTGCTGGCCGGGTCCCTCATCGGCGGCATGCCGGAAACCCAGGAGGTGCTGGACTTCTGCGCCGAGCACAACATCACGTGCGATGTGGAGATGCTGGATATCCGCAACGTCAACGAGGCTTACGAGCGGATGAAGAAAGGCGACGTGAAGTACCGGTTTGTCATCGACACGGCGACACTGCGCTGA
- a CDS encoding sulfite exporter TauE/SafE family protein has protein sequence MIENLLPPDLSPLVATGLVIAAAFTSMLTASLGVGGGVVLLALLALTVPASAIIPVHGMVQMGSNVSRTLLMWRHIDLRVIGYFLPGVLLGASLASVVLVQLPVTVVQLAIAGFILLLVWGPAVPRQALGPVGTFLAATGTTFLSLFVGATGPLVAAFIKQQQGHDRFATVATFAAAMSLQHAPKAVVYGFAGFAFKEWLGVILLMIVAASVGTWVGVNLLSRLSDRRFTRVFNVLLTLLALRLIWEALSG, from the coding sequence TTGATCGAAAACTTGCTACCGCCTGACCTGTCACCGCTGGTCGCGACAGGGTTGGTGATCGCCGCGGCCTTCACCTCCATGCTGACCGCCTCGCTGGGCGTGGGGGGCGGGGTGGTGCTGCTGGCCCTGCTGGCACTGACCGTGCCGGCATCGGCGATCATTCCCGTCCACGGCATGGTCCAGATGGGCTCCAACGTCAGCCGCACCCTGCTGATGTGGCGCCATATCGACCTGAGGGTGATCGGCTATTTCCTGCCGGGAGTCCTGCTCGGTGCCAGCCTGGCCAGTGTCGTGCTGGTCCAGTTACCGGTCACCGTGGTGCAATTGGCCATCGCGGGGTTCATCCTGCTGCTGGTCTGGGGGCCGGCCGTGCCCCGGCAGGCCCTGGGGCCAGTTGGCACCTTCCTCGCGGCTACGGGCACAACCTTTCTCAGCCTGTTTGTGGGGGCGACCGGCCCTCTGGTCGCGGCATTCATCAAACAGCAACAGGGGCACGACCGCTTCGCCACGGTCGCCACCTTCGCGGCGGCCATGTCCCTGCAGCACGCCCCCAAGGCGGTGGTCTACGGCTTCGCGGGGTTCGCCTTCAAGGAGTGGCTGGGCGTCATCCTGCTGATGATCGTGGCCGCAAGCGTGGGCACTTGGGTGGGCGTCAACCTGCTGAGCCGGCTCAGCGACCGACGCTTCACGCGGGTTTTCAACGTGCTGCTCACCCTGCTTGCCCTGAGGCTGATCTGGGAGGCTCTGTCGGGGTAG
- a CDS encoding valine--pyruvate transaminase, with translation MTAFAEKFSQQAGINSLMDDLGKAMAGDQPVIMMGGGNPGHFPPVQQRLSEELQKLARDPDAVARLIGVYDAPQGEARFIRALKDLLNRTYGWGLTEENIALTNGSQAAFFMLFNLFAGEMPGGGRHQILLPMAPEYLGYADAGLGPDTFRSVRPRIDYLDDHTFKYRVDFDELALDEQVGALCVSRPTNPTGNVLTDEEIGRLHALARAWDIPLIVDGAYGSPFPELIYTEAQPFWDEQVILCLSLSKLGLPAARTGIVIAAPQIIRALSGANAILNLATGSFGPQLTENLVRSGEILSLSRDQVRPWYEAKMRKAVAVLHDAFDDACPWYVHQPEGAMFLWLWFPGLPISSHELYERLKARGVLVVSGHYFFPGLPDAGDWPHRHECLRVTYSQDDESVAEGLRVIADEVKRCFAGAMED, from the coding sequence ATGACCGCTTTCGCCGAAAAATTCTCCCAGCAGGCGGGTATCAACAGCCTGATGGATGACCTGGGAAAGGCCATGGCGGGGGACCAGCCCGTGATCATGATGGGCGGTGGTAACCCGGGCCACTTCCCGCCGGTGCAGCAACGGCTGAGCGAAGAGCTCCAGAAACTGGCACGGGACCCGGATGCGGTCGCCCGCCTTATCGGAGTCTATGACGCCCCCCAGGGCGAGGCGCGTTTCATCCGTGCGCTCAAGGACCTGCTGAACCGCACCTATGGCTGGGGCCTGACGGAGGAGAACATCGCCCTGACCAACGGGAGTCAGGCAGCATTCTTCATGCTGTTCAATCTCTTCGCCGGCGAGATGCCGGGCGGCGGCCGACACCAGATCCTGCTGCCCATGGCGCCGGAGTACCTTGGCTACGCCGACGCGGGCTTGGGTCCCGACACCTTCCGCAGCGTGCGCCCGCGCATCGACTATCTGGACGACCATACGTTCAAGTACCGGGTGGACTTCGACGAGCTGGCGCTGGATGAGCAGGTGGGCGCGCTTTGCGTATCGCGCCCGACGAACCCCACCGGGAACGTGCTGACCGATGAGGAGATCGGCCGGCTGCATGCGCTGGCCAGGGCGTGGGATATTCCGCTGATCGTCGACGGCGCGTACGGCAGCCCCTTTCCGGAACTGATTTACACCGAGGCCCAGCCCTTCTGGGACGAGCAGGTGATTCTCTGTCTCAGCCTGTCGAAGCTGGGGCTGCCAGCCGCGCGAACCGGCATCGTCATAGCCGCGCCGCAGATCATCCGCGCCCTGAGTGGCGCCAATGCCATCCTCAACCTGGCAACGGGCAGCTTCGGCCCGCAGCTTACGGAGAACCTGGTGCGGTCGGGGGAGATCCTGTCGCTGAGCCGCGACCAGGTCCGGCCCTGGTACGAGGCCAAGATGCGCAAGGCGGTGGCGGTGCTGCACGACGCCTTTGACGACGCCTGTCCCTGGTATGTGCATCAGCCGGAGGGCGCAATGTTCCTGTGGCTCTGGTTCCCGGGCTTGCCCATTTCCAGCCACGAGCTTTACGAGCGGTTGAAGGCGAGGGGGGTGCTGGTGGTTTCGGGCCATTACTTCTTCCCGGGCCTGCCGGATGCGGGGGACTGGCCGCACCGCCATGAATGCCTGCGGGTGACCTATTCTCAGGATGATGAGTCGGTGGCGGAGGGGCTGCGCGTGATCGCGGACGAGGTCAAACGATGCTTTGCGGGCGCGATGGAGGACTGA
- a CDS encoding DUF429 domain-containing protein → MRRIIGIDLSGPAGAQRTSVAVFRSKGEYLELEALVAGADDAEILRWVPDSAVVGLDAPLSYSSAGGSRASDVSLREALRGGLHPGSVMAPSAPRMVYLTLRGVAVSRLIETERPGVDLVEVHPTAALVLRGAPVDSVRAIKRDAGARQAVLDWLETVGLRGMGELPDQSDHSVAACAAALAAWKWHRGEAVWVYKAEPPLHPYDFAC, encoded by the coding sequence ATGAGACGAATCATAGGCATCGACCTGTCTGGCCCAGCAGGTGCGCAGCGTACCTCTGTGGCGGTCTTCCGCTCGAAGGGTGAGTACCTGGAATTGGAGGCGCTGGTCGCCGGGGCAGACGACGCGGAAATTCTGAGGTGGGTGCCCGATTCGGCCGTGGTCGGGCTGGACGCGCCGCTCTCTTACTCGTCGGCGGGCGGAAGTCGCGCGTCTGATGTCAGCTTGCGCGAGGCGCTCAGGGGCGGACTGCATCCGGGGTCGGTGATGGCCCCTTCTGCACCCAGGATGGTTTACCTGACACTGCGAGGTGTCGCCGTGAGCCGACTCATCGAGACGGAGCGACCGGGCGTCGATCTGGTGGAGGTGCATCCGACGGCGGCCCTGGTACTTCGCGGTGCTCCGGTCGACTCGGTTCGTGCGATCAAGAGAGACGCGGGGGCCAGGCAAGCGGTGCTGGATTGGCTGGAGACGGTGGGGCTGCGGGGCATGGGCGAATTGCCCGATCAGAGTGACCATTCCGTCGCGGCTTGCGCGGCGGCTTTGGCGGCATGGAAATGGCACCGGGGGGAGGCGGTCTGGGTCTACAAGGCAGAGCCACCGCTGCACCCGTACGATTTCGCTTGCTGA
- a CDS encoding GNAT family N-acetyltransferase — protein MAVFVEEPMGLSVRNAKVEDAPKLAGLMNMAGEGVPAYLWGRMAGPGEDALAFGARRVAGTEGGFSYTNAYVAEYDGAIAGMLLGYRLPDPHEAGPLDGIPVVVRPLIELEALVPGSWYINAVATDPAYRGQGVGRKLMGWAEHLASASGARVVSLIVAEENVRARRLYERLRYQAIARRQIVPFPQCAHTGDWVLMTKEIPSTPKRSPSGTSR, from the coding sequence ATGGCGGTGTTCGTCGAGGAACCTATGGGCCTGAGCGTTCGTAATGCCAAGGTTGAAGACGCACCGAAGCTGGCCGGGCTGATGAACATGGCAGGTGAGGGCGTGCCGGCCTATCTCTGGGGCCGCATGGCGGGGCCGGGAGAAGATGCCCTGGCTTTTGGTGCCCGAAGGGTGGCCGGAACGGAGGGCGGCTTCAGTTATACCAACGCCTATGTTGCGGAATATGACGGCGCCATCGCCGGAATGCTGCTCGGCTACCGGCTGCCTGATCCCCATGAAGCCGGCCCGTTAGACGGGATCCCCGTCGTCGTCCGGCCGCTCATTGAACTGGAAGCGCTTGTTCCCGGTTCCTGGTACATAAACGCCGTAGCCACGGACCCGGCCTATCGTGGCCAAGGGGTAGGGCGGAAGCTCATGGGCTGGGCTGAGCACCTCGCCTCGGCGTCGGGTGCCAGGGTGGTTAGCCTCATCGTGGCCGAAGAGAATGTCCGGGCGCGACGCCTTTATGAGAGGCTCCGGTACCAGGCCATCGCCCGACGTCAGATCGTACCGTTTCCCCAGTGTGCCCACACCGGGGATTGGGTCTTGATGACGAAGGAAATACCCTCCACACCCAAGCGGAGCCCTTCTGGGACGAGCAGGTGA